The following proteins are encoded in a genomic region of Pyrus communis chromosome 11, drPyrComm1.1, whole genome shotgun sequence:
- the LOC137709234 gene encoding uncharacterized protein: MKNVITSSKHVYTTIKPCSPRLHLSPLFLLMILTLLVAQDDLSLVYTPVDFITVACGYTGPLMQDKQYWTGDMYSIYTPLEEHQAASKSFVREAPPSSTSSFIKVPYTWARLSHSEFTYRFSFKTAGQKFVRLYFRPVSYGPNFERSKALFSVKAGGFTFLHDFNASVTADAYGVDTLYREFCLNVDDTKSLNITFSPSMAASPDAYAFVNGIEIVSMPSNLYYTPAPSSNRHNKKVCTEENKFRIENNTALEMLYRINIGGPQILSTQDTGMFRRWDGSEVEINYLQPLSLSVRSHLQEFGSQPDFAVIPAYAAPEQVYQTGLSIRAELEPTSRNIGYNLTWDFPVDSKFSYLIRMHFCSWHETGEKFQIYIDKQTAEERADVFLWTCDRGHGSGIPVYKDYVVSMVGHESMGKKTNLSIALKDKYNKGILLNGLEIFKLNDSNGNLGGPNHVPAPSKPVESQSPPNNSSKKTVFEIVAGEVSGILVLIFILGFLIFRLLWKVKSSGANCTTTKSTMTCRSTLPSDLCLYVSLKEIKSATKNFNDMCIIGVGGFGNVYKGCITDGETTTVAIKRLKPESSQGAREFKTEIELLSQLRHRHLVSLIGYCADEDEMILVYDYMARGTLASHLYHTNNPPLSWAQRLLICIGAARGLHYLHSGTKGTIIHRDVKSTNILLDEKWVAKISDFGLSKMGMTTTSKTHISTMVKGSFGYLDPEYFRLQQLTVKSDVYSFGVVLFEVLCGRPALMHTVETRQMSLAEWARTCHGDGTLNQIIDPNLKGEIEIKCLNVFVDIAMTCIHDKGIERPSMNDVVNALELVLQLHQSCIERNSHGIEIRYKNKYHYSSYKEKQEPKQLAYSKQFLSFILSLSLMKNIPYLSSMFLHMILTLLVAGDDSPSAYPPGDVITIVCGSMIAIACGHSGPQILNDRSWTGDKHSIYSPSEERQAGNTSITREALLSSSSSASQVPYTMARLSRLEFTYRFSFSTTGQKFIRLYFYPASYRDFNRSQALFSVKAGGFTLLHNFNASAIADVYGEETLYREFCLNIDDQEQSLNITFTPTRAASPDAYAFINGIEIVDMPSNLYYTESQSPSGVYSVGTRGKKFLRIENNTALEMVYRLNIGGDPILNNSDTGLFNSDTGLFFRLYRNWDGVAEEKNYLDALSLCFSGPLQSPSVSLNFSIIPEYTAPLEVYRTGRSGSRAEASVRPYNLTWEFPVDSKFSYLVRMHFCEFQSDRGDRNGSGDFQIYIANQTAEERANIFLWSGGYGIPVYRDYVVSMAGPESMHGKTNLSIALYDLHSYATLNGLEVFKLNDSNGNLGGPAEPQSPSTAHVLGIAAGLVSGTLVMISVLGFFIFMRRRKAKSSSANNGTAKLTKIQGPPVPLYLCPYFSLADIKAATENFNVTFIIGVGGFGTVYRGCIGDGVATSDVAIKRLKPNSSQGVHEFKTEIELLSQLRHRHLVSLIGYCTDEYEMILVYDYMPRGTLASHLYHTNKPPLSWEQRLLICIGTARGLQYLHSGAKSTIIHRDVKSTNILLDEKWVAKVSDFGLSKMGMTTMSKTHISTAVKGSFGYLDPEYYRRRQLTEKSDVYSFGVVLWEVLCGRPSLMHTVETRRRILAEWAKSCHGDGTLDQIIDRNLKGKIEPECLNKFIEIAMSCIHDKGIERPSMNEVVRGLELALQLHRKSIGSNGDNEVTFINDGGDSTEQGCASNESVQCISATIFSEINDPIGR; encoded by the exons atgaaGAACGTTATCACAAGCAGCAAACACGTTTATACAACCATAAAACCGTGTTCGCCTCGTCTTCACCTCTCACCACTGTTTCTACTCATGATCCTTACCTTACTCGTGGCCCAAGACGACTTGTCGCTTGTATACACTCCAGTCGACTTTATCACTGTTGCATGCGGCTATACGGGCCCCCTAATGCAAGATAAGCAATATTGGACTGGAGATATGTACTCGATATACACCCCCTTAGAAGAACACCAAGCTGCTAGCAAATCCTTTGTTAGAGAAGCCCCTCCATCGTCCACCTCCTCCTTCATCAAAGTACCTTATACCTGGGCACGGCTTTCTCACTCTGAATTTACTTACAGATTTTCCTTCAAAACTGCCGGCCAAAAGTTCGTCCGGTTGTATTTCCGCCCGGTTTCTTATGGCCCTAACTTCGAACGATCCAAAGCACTATTCTCTGTCAAAGCCGGTGGCTTTACCTTTCTCCACGACTTCAATGCTTCAGTCACTGCAGATGCTTATGGGGTTGACACTTTGTACAGAGAGTTCTGTTTGAACGTTGATGACACAAAGAGCCTGAACATCACATTTTCTCCAAGCATGGCAGCAAGTCCAGATGCGTATGCCTTTGTCAACGGAATCGAAATTGTATCCATGCCGAGCAATCTTTACTACACTCCTGCCCCAAGCTCCAATAGGCACAACAAGAAAGTATGCACCGAAGAAAATAAGTTTCGCATAGAGAACAACACTGCCCTAGAGATGCTCTACCGAATAAACATCGGTGGACCACAAATCTTATCCACTCAAGACACTGGCATGTTCCGCCGCTGGGATGGTTCGGAAGTGGAGATAAATTACTTACAGCCGCTAAGTTTAAGTGTGCGCAGTCACCTACAAGAATTCGGTAGTCAACCTGACTTTGCCGTAATACCAGCATATGCGGCGCCGGAACAAGTTTACCAAACAGGCCTGTCGATTAGAGCGGAATTGGAACCAACCAGCAGGAACATTGGGTACAACCTCACCTGGGACTTCCCTGTAGATTCCAAGTTTTCTTACCTGATTAGAATGCATTTTTGTAGTTGGCACGAAACCGGAGAAAAGTTTCAAATTTACATAGACAAGCAAACAGCTGAAGAAAGAGCAGACGTCTTCTTATGGACCTGTGATCGTGGCCATGGCAGTGGGATTCCTGTGTACAAAGATTACGTTGTGTCAATGGTTGGCCATGAAAGCATGGGGAAGAAAACAAATCTTTCTATCGCACTGAAGGACAAGTACAACAAAGGAATATTATTGAATGGGCTCGAAATCTTCAAACTGAATGATTCAAATGGTAATCTCGGCGGACCGAACCATGTCCCAGCTCCATCCAAACCAGTGGAGTCGCAAAGCCCCCCAAATAATTCGTCAAAGAAGACGGTGTTTGAAATCGTTGCTGGTGAAGTTTCCGGCATACTTGTCCTGATCTTTATCCTCGGATTCTTGATTTTCCGACTACTATGGAAAGTGAAGTCCTCGGGCGCCAATTGCACGACGACCAAGTCAACAATGACCTGCAGGTCAACTTTACCTTCTGATTTATGTCTTTATGTGTCACTGAAAGAGATCAAATCCGCCACCAAAAACTTCAACGACATGTGTATTATCGGAGTTGGAGGCTTTGGAAACGTATACAAAGGATGCATCACTGATGGTGAGACCACAACCGTTGCAATCAAACGGTTGAAACCCGAATCATCACAAGGAGCACGCGAGTTCAAGACAGAAATCGAGCTGCTCTCCCAACTCCGCCATCGCCATTTGGTGTCTCTGATTGGATATTGTGCGGATGAAGATGAGATGATCTTAGTATACGATTACATGGCACGTGGGACCCTCGCCAGCCATCTCTACCACACAAACAACCCACCTCTTTCCTGGGCGCAACGACTTCTGATTTGTATTGGTGCAGCTCGTGGGCTGCACTACCTTCACAGTGGAACCAAGGGCACTATTATCCACCGTGACGTTAAGAGCACCAACATCTTGTTGGATGAGAAATGGGTGGCAAAGATTTCGGATTTCGGCTTGTCAAAAATGGGGATGACTACCACATCTAAGACTCACATAAGTACGATGGTCAAAGGCAGTTTCGGGTATCTGGATCCGGAATATTTTCGACTTCAACAGCTAACTGTGAAGTCTGATGTATACTCATTCGGTGTTGTGTTGTTTGAGGTTTTGTGTGGGAGACCGGCTCTAATGCATACGGTGGAGACAAGGCAAATGAGCTTAGCTGAGTGGGCTAGGACTTGTCATGGAGACGGAACACTTAACCAAATCATTGATCCAAATTTGAAGGGTGAGATTGAAATCAAGTGTTTGAATGTGTTCGTTGATATTGCTATGACTTGCATACATGATAAAGGAATCGAACGGCCGTCAATGAACGACGTTGTGAATGCCCTTGAGTTGGTGTTGCAGCTTCATCAGAGTTGCATTGAAAGGAATAGTCA TGGTATAGAAATACGGTACAAAAACAAATATCATTACTCTTcatacaaagaaaaacaagaacccAAGCAGCTTGCATATTCTAAGCAATTTTTGAGCTTcatcctctccctctctctcatgaAGAACATCCCTTACTTGTCATCCATGTTTCTACACATGATCCTCACGCTACTTGTGGCCGGAGACGACTCGCCGTCTGCCTACCCTCCAGGCGATGTGATCACCATTGTATGTGGGTCTATGATCGCCATTGCGTGTGGGCATAGCGGCCCCCAAATTCTTAACGATCGATCTTGGACTGGAGATAAGCACTCAATATATTCTCCCTCAGAAGAACGCCAAGCTGGCAACACATCCATCACCAGAGAAGCCCTTTTGtcgtcctcctcctccgccaGCCAAGTTCCTTACACCATGGCACGTCTTTCTCGCCTTGAATTTACTTACAGATTTTCCTTTAGTACCACAGGCCAAAAGTTCATCCGCTTGTATTTCTATCCAGCTTCGTATCGCGACTTCAACCGCTCCCAAGCGCTCTTTTCTGTCAAAGCCGGTGGCTTTACCCTTCTCCACAATTTCAATGCTTCAGCCATTGCAGATGTGTATGGGGAGGAGACGTTGTACAGAGAGTTCTGTTTGAACATTGATGATCAAGAGCAAAGCTTGAACATCACATTTACTCCAACCAGAGCAGCAAGCCCAGATGCATACGCATTTATCAACGGAATTGAGATTGTAGACATGCCAAGCAATCTCTACTACACGGAATCCCAGAGCCCCAGTGGGGTTTATTCTGTTGGTACTAGAGGAAAGAAGTTTCTTCGAATAGAAAACAACACTGCTCTAGAGATGGTCTACCGCTTGAACATCGGTGGGGACCCAATTTTAAACAATTCGGACACCGGATTGTTCAATTCGGACACTGGATTGTTCTTCAGATTGTACCGCAACTGGGATGGTGTGGCAGAGGAGAAAAATTATTTAGATGCATTAAGTTTATGTTTTAGCGGTCCACTACAAAGCCCTTCTGTTAGTCTCAACTTTTCCATAATACCAGAGTACACTGCGCCATTGGAAGTTTACCGAACAGGCCGATCAGGGAGCAGAGCGGAAGCAAGTGTACGGCCGTACAACCTCACCTGGGAATTCCCTGTAGATTCCAAGTTTTCTTACCTGGTTAGGATGCATTTTTGTGAGTTCCAATCTGACAGAGGCGACCGGAACGGATCTGGAGACTTTCAAATTTACATAGCCAACCAAACAGCTGAAGAAAGAGCCAACATCTTCTTATGGAGTGGTGGATATGGGATTCCAGTGTACAGAGACTACGTTGTGTCAATGGCTGGCCCTGAAAGCATGCATGGCAAAACAAATCTTTCTATCGCACTATATGACTTACACAGTTATGCAACCTTAAATGGGCTTGAAGTCTTCAAACTGAATGACTCAAATGGCAATCTCGGCGGACCAGCGGAGCCACAAAGCCCCTCAACTGCTCATGTGCTAGGCATTGCCGCTGGCCTAGTTTCCGGCACACTTGTCATGATCTCTGTCCTCGGATTCTTCATTTTCATGCGACGACGGAAAGCCAAGTCCTCGAGCGCCAATAACGGGACAGCCAAATTAACAAAGATCCAGGGGCCCCCTGTACCGCTTTATTTGTGTCCATACTTTTCACTTGCAGATATAAAAGCAGCCACTGAAAACTTCAATGTCACGTTCATTATAGGAGTTGGAGGCTTTGGAACCGTGTACAGAGGGTGCATCGGTGATGGTGTGGCGACCTCCGATGTCGCAATCAAACGGCTGAAACCTAACTCATCACAGGGAGTCCACGAGTTCAAGACAGAAATCGAGCTGCTCTCCCAACTCCGCCACCGCCATCTGGTGTCTCTGATCGGATATTGTACGGATGAATACGAGATGATCTTGGTATACGATTACATGCCACGTGGGACCCTCGCCAGCCATCTCTACCACACGAACAAGCCACCTCTTTCCTGGGAGCAGCGGCTTCTGATCTGTATTGGCACGGCTCGTGGGTTGCAGTACCTTCACAGTGGGGCCAAGAGCACCATCATTCACCGTGACGTAAAGAGCACCAACATCTTGTTGGATGAGAAATGGGTGGCCAAGGTTTCGGATTTTGGATTGTCGAAAATGGGCATGACAACCATGTCCAAGACCCACATCAGCACGGCCGTGAAAGGCAGTTTCGGTTATTTGGACCCTGAATACTACAGACGACGGCAGCTGACTGAGAAGTCCGATGTGTACTCATTTGGTGTTGTGTTGTGGGAGGTATTGTGTGGGAGGCCCTCTCTGATGCATACGGTGGAGACGAGGCGAAGGATCTTAGCTGAGTGGGCAAAGAGTTGTCATGGAGATGGGACGCTTGATCAAATCATTGACCGTAATTTGAAGGGTAAGATTGAACCCGAGTGCTTGAATAAGTTCATTGAGATTGCTATGAGTTGCATTCATGATAAAGGAATCGAACGACCCTCGATGAATGAGGTTGTGAGGGGGCTTGAGCTTGCGTTGCAGCTTCATCGAAAGAGCATTGGAAGTAATGGTGACAACGAGGTTACCTTCATAAATGACGGTGGCGATAGTACCGAGCAAGGTTGTGCTAGCAATGAATCCGTCCAATGTATATCCGCGACAATCTTCTCTGAGATCAACGATCCGATTGGAAGATGA